A section of the Marinoscillum sp. 108 genome encodes:
- a CDS encoding biotin-dependent carboxyltransferase family protein — MGEIIVKKTGLHTSIQDLGRGHWRHFGVPLSGAMDQRSAQLANLLTNNEEDTPVIEITMMGPQLQFTESAIIVLTGANLSPNLDGSAIGMNQSVQVKGGQTLSFGKPIQGIRTYLSIKGGFDCPKVLGSYSQYPMVTPSGSLQQGDRLAYKSQTVSGRNHALIHTDPQHFTNKILKASPGPEFDLLENSTQQMLLTSSFLIQGNDRMGYQLKHPDMPPHQMEMVTAPVIPGTVQFTPSGQLIVLMRDAQVTGGYPRVLQLTKESIDQLAQKTNGQSILFQLA; from the coding sequence ATGGGTGAAATAATCGTCAAAAAAACCGGTTTACACACCTCCATCCAAGACCTTGGGCGAGGGCACTGGAGGCACTTTGGTGTGCCGCTGAGCGGAGCCATGGATCAAAGAAGTGCACAACTGGCCAATCTCCTGACCAATAACGAAGAGGATACTCCGGTAATCGAAATCACCATGATGGGACCTCAACTCCAATTTACGGAATCAGCCATCATCGTCCTCACCGGAGCAAACCTGAGCCCAAATTTGGACGGAAGTGCGATCGGAATGAATCAAAGCGTACAGGTGAAGGGTGGTCAAACGCTCTCCTTTGGCAAGCCCATACAAGGCATCCGCACCTATCTTTCCATCAAAGGCGGGTTCGATTGTCCAAAAGTGCTGGGGAGCTATTCACAATATCCCATGGTCACTCCATCAGGAAGCCTCCAGCAAGGGGATAGATTGGCGTACAAGTCACAGACAGTATCAGGTAGAAATCATGCCCTGATCCATACAGATCCGCAGCACTTTACGAACAAAATACTGAAAGCATCTCCGGGCCCGGAATTTGACCTACTGGAGAACTCCACCCAACAGATGCTCCTTACCAGTAGTTTCCTTATCCAGGGGAATGATAGAATGGGCTATCAACTCAAACATCCCGACATGCCTCCTCATCAGATGGAGATGGTCACGGCTCCGGTTATCCCGGGCACAGTACAGTTTACCCCTTCTGGACAGCTCATCGTTCTTATGAGAGATGCCCAGGTGACAGGTGGGTACCCTCGGGTTCTCCAACTTACCAAGGAAAGCATTGACCAACTGGCACAGAAAACCAATGGTCAATCAATTCTATTTCAGCTGGCTTGA